A region from the Brachyspira pilosicoli genome encodes:
- the ilvC gene encoding ketol-acid reductoisomerase, whose amino-acid sequence MIKKYYDADCNLGLLDGKTIAIMGYGSQGHAHAQNLKDSGMNVIVGLRKDSANCKKAEEAGFKVMEVSEAAKAADIVMMLVPDEVAADIYNSQVAPYMKEGNVLMFAHGFNIHFQFVMPAKDIDVIMVAPKGPGHTVRSQYLEGRGVPSLIAVYQDKSGRAKDYALAYASGIGAGRAGILETTFREETETDLFGEQAVLCGGVTELMKAGFDTLVEAGYEPEMAYFECIHEMKLIVDLIYSGGFAMMRYSISNTAEYGDYRTGRRMITEETRKEMKKVLREIQDGTFASEFIQEFSAGRKAKFNATKRLESEHKLEKVGAELRKMMSWIKK is encoded by the coding sequence ATGATAAAAAAATATTATGATGCTGATTGTAATCTAGGATTATTAGACGGAAAAACCATAGCTATAATGGGATACGGCAGTCAGGGGCATGCTCATGCTCAAAACCTAAAAGACAGCGGAATGAATGTTATAGTAGGACTTAGGAAAGACAGTGCTAATTGCAAAAAGGCTGAAGAAGCAGGATTTAAAGTAATGGAAGTATCAGAAGCTGCTAAGGCTGCTGATATAGTAATGATGCTTGTACCAGATGAGGTTGCTGCTGATATTTATAATAGTCAGGTAGCTCCATATATGAAAGAAGGCAATGTATTAATGTTTGCTCATGGATTTAATATTCATTTTCAATTTGTAATGCCTGCTAAAGATATAGATGTTATAATGGTAGCACCAAAAGGACCTGGACACACTGTAAGAAGTCAGTATTTAGAAGGAAGAGGCGTTCCAAGTTTAATAGCAGTTTATCAAGATAAAAGCGGAAGGGCTAAAGATTATGCATTAGCTTATGCTTCTGGAATAGGTGCAGGACGTGCTGGTATACTTGAGACAACATTTAGAGAAGAAACTGAAACAGACCTTTTTGGTGAGCAAGCAGTGTTATGCGGCGGTGTTACAGAGTTAATGAAAGCTGGTTTTGACACTTTAGTAGAAGCAGGTTATGAACCAGAAATGGCTTATTTTGAATGTATACATGAAATGAAGTTAATCGTTGATTTAATATATTCAGGCGGTTTTGCTATGATGAGATATTCTATTTCAAACACTGCTGAATACGGCGATTACAGAACTGGCAGAAGAATGATAACAGAAGAAACTAGAAAAGAGATGAAAAAAGTATTGAGAGAGATACAAGACGGAACTTTTGCTAGTGAGTTTATACAAGAGTTTAGTGCAGGACGCAAGGCTAAATTTAATGCTACTAAGAGATTAGAGAGTGAGCATAAATTAGAGAAAGTCGGTGCAGAGTTAAGAAAGATGATGAGCTGGATTAAAAAGTAA
- the ilvN gene encoding acetolactate synthase small subunit — protein MNSKQRRVLVLFVDNSSGVLNRITLLFSQKGFNIETITCSVTCVPSISRMTIVTEGDDLHITQIMKQTSKLIEVHSVHLIDHCNSIIRDLLLVKIEIDDSNKRRICDITNAHNGLILDIGSKSMIVEITASASIIDGYLEALKDFNILELSRTGVTSIQLGDDVPDMNIINNFDF, from the coding sequence ATGAATAGCAAACAAAGAAGAGTTTTAGTTTTATTTGTAGATAATAGTTCTGGTGTATTAAACAGAATTACATTATTATTTAGTCAAAAAGGTTTTAATATAGAAACTATTACTTGTTCAGTAACTTGTGTTCCAAGTATATCAAGAATGACTATAGTTACAGAGGGAGATGATTTGCATATTACTCAGATTATGAAACAAACTTCTAAACTTATAGAGGTTCATTCAGTTCATTTAATAGACCATTGTAATAGCATAATAAGAGATTTATTATTAGTAAAAATAGAGATAGATGATTCTAATAAACGTAGAATTTGCGATATAACCAATGCTCATAATGGGCTTATACTTGATATAGGAAGTAAGAGCATGATAGTAGAGATTACTGCTTCTGCTTCTATAATAGACGGTTATTTAGAGGCGTTAAAAGATTTTAACATATTAGAGCTTTCAAGGACAGGGGTAACATCAATACAGCTGGGTGATGATGTGCCTGATATGAATATAATAAATAATTTTGATTTTTGA
- the ilvB gene encoding biosynthetic-type acetolactate synthase large subunit codes for MQLNGSDILIEVLIEEGVDTVFGYPGGAALNIYDAIYKYRDKIRHIMPVDETGACHAADGYARASGKTGVVIATSGPGATNLVTPLATAYMDSVPLIAITANVPTSLIGKDSFQEVYIAGITMTITKHNFVVRDVNDLADTIRKAFYIANTGRKGPVLIDIPKNITIAETEFTKRQKITPKQVQISSEDENTIKEVAKLINESKKPIIYFGGGAKDSSDKLREFMINTNIPSVHTLMGAGVLGYNDKLNIGLLGMHGSATANKVMNEADLILAIGTRFSDRVALNTSKFGGAAKKVHIDIDRSEINKNVNVDYSIIGDLNDVLDRFNKLVKRVKDDEWVKYLSDLISKEKEENFKRNTNKDGIYPSRVMNIIGDKTKDDAIYVTDVGQHQMWAVQYIRHTKPRSFITSGGLGTMGFGYGAALGVQVAKPDRKVIHITGDGSFYMNLNEVATAVEYNLPIITIILNNSTLGMVRQWQTIFYDKRYSSTDINKRMDYVKVAEGFGAKGFRCETISEFESVFEEALKCKSPVWIECVIDKDLRVLPMIPAGGTVDDIIVD; via the coding sequence ATGCAATTGAACGGTTCAGACATCTTAATTGAAGTTTTAATAGAGGAGGGAGTAGATACTGTATTTGGTTATCCGGGCGGAGCTGCTTTAAACATATACGATGCTATTTATAAATATAGAGATAAAATAAGGCATATAATGCCAGTTGATGAAACAGGAGCCTGTCATGCAGCTGATGGGTATGCAAGAGCAAGCGGAAAAACAGGAGTAGTAATTGCAACAAGCGGACCGGGAGCTACTAATTTAGTAACACCATTAGCTACAGCATATATGGATAGTGTGCCTTTGATTGCTATTACTGCAAACGTGCCTACAAGTTTGATAGGTAAAGATTCTTTTCAAGAGGTTTATATTGCAGGAATAACAATGACTATTACAAAACATAATTTCGTTGTTAGAGATGTTAATGATTTGGCTGATACTATTAGAAAGGCTTTCTATATAGCAAATACTGGAAGAAAGGGACCTGTTTTAATAGACATACCAAAAAACATTACAATAGCAGAAACAGAATTTACTAAAAGACAAAAAATTACTCCAAAACAAGTTCAAATAAGTTCTGAAGATGAAAACACTATAAAAGAAGTAGCAAAATTAATAAATGAATCTAAAAAGCCTATCATATATTTTGGAGGAGGGGCTAAAGATTCAAGCGACAAATTAAGAGAGTTTATGATTAATACTAATATCCCTTCAGTGCATACCTTAATGGGGGCTGGTGTATTAGGATATAATGATAAATTAAATATAGGGCTTTTGGGAATGCATGGCTCTGCTACTGCCAATAAGGTTATGAATGAAGCTGATTTAATACTTGCTATTGGTACTAGGTTTAGTGATAGGGTTGCTTTGAATACTTCTAAATTTGGAGGAGCCGCTAAAAAGGTGCATATAGACATTGACAGAAGTGAGATTAATAAAAATGTTAATGTTGATTATAGCATAATAGGCGATTTGAATGATGTATTAGATAGGTTTAATAAACTTGTAAAAAGAGTGAAAGATGATGAATGGGTAAAATATTTATCTGATTTAATATCAAAAGAAAAAGAAGAAAATTTTAAGAGAAACACTAATAAAGACGGCATTTATCCAAGCAGAGTTATGAATATAATAGGTGATAAAACTAAAGATGATGCTATTTATGTTACAGATGTAGGTCAGCATCAGATGTGGGCTGTTCAGTATATACGTCATACTAAACCAAGGAGCTTTATAACAAGCGGAGGTTTGGGAACTATGGGCTTTGGATATGGAGCTGCTTTAGGCGTTCAGGTGGCTAAACCAGATAGGAAAGTCATACATATAACAGGAGACGGTTCTTTTTATATGAATTTAAATGAAGTAGCAACAGCTGTTGAGTATAATTTACCTATTATAACTATAATACTTAATAATAGTACATTGGGTATGGTTAGACAATGGCAAACTATATTTTATGACAAAAGATACTCAAGTACAGATATAAATAAAAGAATGGATTATGTAAAAGTTGCCGAAGGTTTTGGGGCTAAAGGTTTTAGATGCGAAACTATAAGTGAATTTGAAAGTGTTTTTGAAGAGGCATTAAAATGCAAATCTCCTGTGTGGATAGAATGTGTTATAGATAAAGATTTGAGAGTTTTGCCTATGATTCCAGCTGGCGGAACAGTAGATGATATAATAGTAGATTAA
- a CDS encoding phasin family protein yields the protein MGISDEIKSGIYTGIGFMLKGKEKVEEAAKEFIKDKNMSTEEGEKFVKEMVTKANETKEEITQYLDERIKTTMDKAGYVKKEEYDAIKKELEELKSKINNQQ from the coding sequence ATGGGTATTTCAGATGAAATAAAATCCGGCATTTATACTGGTATAGGATTTATGCTTAAAGGCAAAGAAAAAGTAGAAGAAGCAGCAAAAGAGTTTATAAAAGATAAGAATATGAGCACTGAAGAAGGCGAGAAATTTGTAAAAGAAATGGTTACTAAGGCTAATGAAACTAAAGAAGAAATTACTCAGTATTTAGATGAAAGAATAAAAACTACTATGGATAAAGCTGGATATGTAAAAAAAGAAGAATATGATGCTATAAAAAAAGAGTTAGAAGAATTAAAAAGCAAAATAAACAATCAGCAGTAA
- a CDS encoding AarF/ABC1/UbiB kinase family protein — protein sequence MKGKKSLNRTKEIISVIMAYGFKDIIAVTPILKLVKNPIQKFNVKYKGIDLRGYTRGQRIRMACEELGTTFVKLGQILSNRSDILPKDIIDELKKLQNNVKPFDEKEAVAIVEQELKKTITEAFESFDTTPKASASISQVHTAVLKTGEKVAIKVKRPNIEENILNDIEIITWLSSILEKYNEEFALIRPEKLIKAFKNQLLQELDFNFEKNNTIKFQKFFKNNKNIKIAKIYEEYSTKNILTMEYIEGIKISDISPDDTKYDRKKLVSIGVDCVLEQIFKLGFFHADPHPGNLMALDNNVLCFLDFGMIGFIPPTSKEAFSSLIMSINNADYINLAKAVLDLCNHSEIQNMEDFNMAIFMLVNKYIDMPLENINIEDIFNELISIIREFRLMLSGNIMLLIKSLIVLEGVGRDLDKDLKLVEHIKPFAFKYVKEQLKPDNLLKQSRNLINDYFHVLKNVPSDLGEVINLMRKGNIRIQLEHKKLDTLANTLDSLGDRLSYSIVLASLIISSGLIIATKMPPLIHGISLVGLVGFLLSGIMGFIMIISRFIRKYVKKK from the coding sequence GTGAAAGGAAAAAAGTCTTTAAATAGAACAAAAGAAATTATATCAGTTATAATGGCATACGGTTTTAAAGATATAATTGCTGTTACGCCTATACTAAAATTAGTAAAAAATCCAATACAGAAATTTAACGTAAAATACAAAGGTATAGATTTAAGAGGCTACACACGAGGTCAGAGAATAAGAATGGCCTGCGAAGAACTTGGCACTACATTTGTAAAGTTAGGTCAAATACTTTCAAATAGAAGCGATATACTTCCTAAAGACATTATTGATGAATTAAAAAAACTTCAAAATAATGTTAAGCCTTTTGATGAAAAAGAAGCCGTAGCAATAGTAGAACAAGAATTGAAAAAAACTATAACTGAAGCTTTTGAATCTTTTGATACTACTCCTAAAGCAAGTGCCTCAATTTCTCAAGTGCATACTGCTGTATTAAAAACTGGTGAAAAAGTTGCTATAAAAGTAAAAAGACCAAACATAGAAGAAAATATACTTAATGATATTGAAATAATAACTTGGCTTTCTTCTATATTAGAAAAATATAATGAAGAGTTTGCTTTGATAAGACCGGAAAAATTAATAAAGGCTTTTAAAAATCAGCTTTTACAGGAATTAGATTTTAATTTCGAAAAAAATAACACTATAAAATTTCAAAAGTTTTTCAAAAATAATAAAAATATAAAAATAGCTAAAATCTACGAAGAATACAGCACAAAAAATATATTAACTATGGAATATATAGAAGGAATTAAGATCTCTGATATTAGTCCTGATGATACAAAATATGATAGAAAAAAGTTAGTTTCTATTGGTGTTGATTGTGTATTAGAGCAGATATTTAAATTAGGTTTCTTTCATGCTGACCCGCACCCTGGTAATTTAATGGCTTTAGATAATAATGTATTATGTTTTTTAGATTTTGGTATGATTGGGTTTATACCTCCTACTTCAAAAGAGGCTTTCTCTTCTCTTATAATGAGCATCAATAATGCTGATTATATTAATCTTGCTAAAGCTGTATTAGATTTGTGTAATCATAGCGAAATACAGAATATGGAAGATTTTAATATGGCTATATTTATGCTGGTAAATAAATATATAGATATGCCATTAGAAAACATAAACATAGAAGATATATTTAATGAACTTATATCTATAATAAGAGAGTTTAGATTAATGCTCTCTGGAAATATAATGCTTCTTATAAAATCTTTAATAGTATTAGAAGGGGTTGGAAGAGATTTGGATAAAGACCTTAAATTGGTAGAACATATAAAGCCTTTTGCTTTTAAATATGTTAAAGAACAATTAAAACCTGATAATCTATTAAAACAATCGAGGAATTTAATTAATGATTATTTTCATGTTTTAAAAAATGTGCCTTCCGATTTAGGTGAAGTTATAAACCTAATGAGAAAAGGAAATATTAGAATACAGCTTGAACATAAAAAACTCGACACTCTTGCAAATACTTTAGACAGTTTGGGAGATAGATTAAGTTATTCTATAGTATTAGCTTCATTAATCATTTCAAGCGGACTCATAATAGCTACAAAAATGCCGCCTCTAATACATGGTATATCATTAGTTGGGCTTGTTGGTTTTTTATTATCTGGAATCATGGGGTTTATTATGATTATAAGCAGATTTATAAGAAAGTATGTAAAGAAAAAATAA
- a CDS encoding SH3 domain-containing protein, which translates to MFLLFGCNFLFAQNDLESINNIFKSANDLYNQGQYIEANNLYLNLISSNVVSKDLYYNLASSYYEINSNGYAVLWYERALNIEPFDKEIKNNINKITERKDYDSFYIIGFYIALVLFVFFSAFLFVLFIKNKNINWLLLISSIIFLIFSIYSYNIIISDYIIIVKNTNIYSGSSVKSDIVSSVYEGEKFKVIKESSNWYYVNGISKGWINKEYLEKI; encoded by the coding sequence ATGTTTTTACTTTTTGGATGCAATTTCCTTTTTGCTCAAAATGATTTGGAAAGTATTAATAATATATTTAAAAGTGCAAATGATTTATATAATCAAGGGCAATATATAGAAGCTAATAATTTGTATCTTAATTTAATAAGCTCTAATGTGGTGTCTAAAGATTTGTATTATAATTTAGCTTCTTCATATTATGAGATTAATAGTAATGGTTATGCAGTATTATGGTATGAGAGGGCTTTGAATATAGAGCCTTTTGATAAAGAGATTAAAAACAATATAAATAAAATAACAGAAAGAAAAGATTATGATTCTTTTTATATAATTGGATTTTATATAGCTTTAGTTTTATTTGTGTTTTTTAGTGCATTTTTATTTGTATTATTCATTAAAAATAAAAACATAAATTGGTTATTATTGATTAGCTCTATTATTTTTCTTATTTTTTCCATATATTCATATAACATCATAATATCAGATTATATTATAATTGTTAAAAACACTAACATATATAGCGGAAGCAGTGTAAAGTCTGATATTGTTTCGAGTGTGTATGAAGGTGAAAAATTTAAAGTGATAAAAGAATCATCTAATTGGTATTATGTTAACGGCATATCAAAGGGCTGGATTAACAAAGAGTATTTGGAGAAGATATAA
- a CDS encoding BatD family protein produces MIKTGKVITIVLFLLNVSVLFSQTTITAKLSDEKIGVGELFSLSVTINNTKGKVTIPNIDGLLLRGTSQTRNMTLSGGTFKSIQTYSYTYVANRVGVYKIDNITVKIDNTTYKANPVVLEVVDDPVRTKQNDAPDSDSFDSFMNYSEDIHVENTINKKEVYLYEPIYITQKAYTHVPVNVVGISKIADRTDFISYTDSSEYNSFTEIIDGKRVSVIPLKKEVLYALKEGDKSIITTEFVFEKNNMFFDRVLYGEEEYNIKVLPLPDNTGYKNFSGGVGEFDFTVKANKTNLKIGEEVVVSLEVSGEGNTSIINMPSIDTNINKYFSVYQPKTYETNWFEDDRMMAKKTKQYVMVATNSGEFSLSNIAFCYFSPEAKSYSNVYSENISFNMMGGNIDSSSFIDNNNQPNVINIRDTYIKKNEKYFNLLNINIIYIYILILIIFSFIIVFSKKIKTLSLAHSNNNKESGISIMISNYNEGNREEYCKSVISYIEKEIKKKSNTNSKDIYLDLKGRVEEEKIKEIKSIIDSCERELYSGNKQIENIDYHSKAIEIITNINKKK; encoded by the coding sequence TTGATAAAGACTGGTAAAGTAATAACTATTGTATTATTTTTATTAAATGTTTCTGTCTTATTTTCTCAAACTACAATTACGGCTAAACTCTCCGATGAAAAAATAGGTGTGGGTGAGCTTTTTAGTTTATCCGTAACTATTAATAATACAAAAGGAAAAGTTACTATACCAAACATAGACGGTTTACTATTAAGAGGAACTTCGCAAACAAGAAATATGACGTTAAGCGGGGGAACTTTTAAATCTATTCAAACCTATAGCTATACTTATGTGGCAAATAGGGTTGGAGTATATAAAATAGATAATATCACTGTAAAAATAGATAATACAACTTATAAGGCAAATCCGGTTGTTTTAGAGGTTGTAGATGATCCTGTTAGAACAAAACAAAATGATGCTCCTGATTCTGATTCTTTTGATAGCTTTATGAATTATTCTGAAGATATACATGTTGAAAATACAATAAATAAAAAAGAAGTATATTTGTATGAGCCTATATATATCACACAAAAAGCATATACTCATGTTCCTGTTAATGTAGTCGGCATATCTAAAATAGCTGACAGAACAGATTTTATTTCTTATACAGATTCTTCTGAATACAACTCTTTTACAGAGATAATTGACGGCAAGAGAGTGAGTGTTATACCATTAAAAAAAGAAGTATTATACGCTTTAAAAGAGGGAGATAAAAGTATTATCACTACTGAATTTGTTTTTGAAAAGAATAATATGTTTTTTGATAGAGTGCTTTATGGAGAAGAAGAGTATAATATAAAGGTACTGCCTCTTCCTGATAATACTGGATACAAAAACTTTTCCGGCGGGGTTGGTGAGTTTGATTTTACTGTTAAGGCTAATAAAACTAATTTAAAAATAGGCGAAGAGGTTGTTGTTAGTTTAGAGGTTTCTGGAGAGGGAAATACTTCTATTATAAATATGCCTAGTATTGATACAAACATCAATAAATATTTTTCTGTTTATCAGCCTAAAACTTATGAAACTAATTGGTTTGAAGATGATAGAATGATGGCTAAAAAGACAAAACAATATGTGATGGTGGCTACTAATAGCGGAGAGTTTAGCTTGTCAAATATCGCTTTTTGTTATTTTTCTCCAGAGGCTAAAAGTTATAGTAATGTTTATTCAGAAAATATATCTTTTAATATGATGGGCGGCAATATTGACTCTTCTTCTTTTATTGATAATAATAATCAGCCTAATGTTATTAATATTAGAGATACTTACATTAAAAAAAATGAAAAATATTTTAATTTGTTAAACATCAATATTATTTATATATATATTCTTATTTTGATAATATTTTCTTTTATTATAGTATTTTCAAAAAAGATTAAAACATTATCTTTGGCACATTCAAATAATAATAAAGAGTCTGGTATTAGTATAATGATTTCAAATTATAATGAAGGAAATAGAGAAGAGTATTGTAAAAGTGTTATTTCGTATATAGAAAAAGAGATTAAAAAGAAATCAAATACAAACTCCAAAGATATTTATTTAGACTTAAAGGGCAGAGTAGAAGAAGAAAAAATAAAAGAGATAAAGTCTATAATAGATTCTTGTGAGAGAGAGCTTTATTCTGGAAATAAACAAATTGAAAATATAGATTATCATAGTAAGGCTATTGAGATAATTACTAATATTAACAAAAAGAAGTAA
- a CDS encoding tetratricopeptide repeat protein — MLFRIKVLLLFLILFSSSYALSLNEFTAKIDVDRANRLLRKGDYDNAISLYEKALSKLPKSPEIYYNMATTLSSMGDMESAVQAFDMAKKNFTEKTPKDIKNSTYYNAGISKIEMEDYAGAIEELIEALVNNPNDNNAKSALEYAKKKLEEQKKNSGESAQNNNNDNQDNANSNQNSQDNNDNQNNQDNQNSNNGNNQDNQENQDNQNNNQNNDNQENNNQNNNQNDNQDNNENNQDNNNGNNNQNDEEQNAQTDIDRLLDSLRQYRKDKENDDQYYGGGRIDKDW; from the coding sequence GTGTTGTTTAGAATAAAAGTATTACTTCTATTTTTAATATTATTTTCAAGCTCTTATGCTTTATCTTTAAATGAGTTTACAGCGAAGATTGATGTTGATAGAGCTAATAGATTATTAAGAAAAGGAGATTATGATAATGCCATAAGCTTGTATGAGAAGGCTTTAAGTAAGTTGCCGAAATCCCCTGAAATATATTATAATATGGCTACTACTTTATCTTCTATGGGAGATATGGAGTCAGCAGTTCAAGCATTTGATATGGCTAAAAAAAATTTTACAGAAAAAACTCCTAAAGATATAAAAAACTCAACTTATTATAATGCCGGTATAAGCAAAATAGAAATGGAAGATTATGCTGGCGCTATAGAAGAATTAATAGAAGCTTTGGTTAATAATCCTAATGATAATAATGCAAAAAGTGCTTTAGAATATGCCAAAAAGAAATTAGAAGAGCAGAAAAAAAATAGCGGAGAGTCTGCCCAAAATAACAATAATGATAATCAAGATAATGCCAACTCTAATCAAAATAGCCAAGATAATAATGATAATCAAAATAATCAGGATAATCAAAATAGTAATAATGGCAATAATCAAGATAATCAAGAAAATCAGGATAATCAAAATAATAATCAGAACAATGATAATCAAGAAAATAATAATCAAAATAATAACCAAAATGACAACCAAGACAATAATGAGAATAATCAAGATAATAATAATGGAAACAACAACCAAAATGATGAAGAGCAAAATGCACAAACTGATATTGATAGACTGTTAGATTCTTTGAGACAATATAGAAAAGATAAAGAAAATGATGACCAATATTATGGCGGAGGAAGAATTGATAAAGACTGGTAA
- a CDS encoding vWA domain-containing protein, with the protein MFIEDFKFVFLFVVVPVLIFFLVTSRFKVNKVLSVFTKNTNFKNDKNYKRISKLRIFSASFLILALSLSIFALMQPKWGIIEQKIKTDNYMITILLDLSRSMEADDVWPSRLERAKLEIEDFVKNTDNLSVALVGFAGTSFVASPFTQDMETFSYILNELNTKSVTLQGTRIADALVTAKNTFNVNIPGKKSIILITDGEDHAGYFDNILKELKDNDISVYTVGVGSELGAAIKSDIGYSEKTVISKRDDKTLKLIADSTGGKSYISDNVSLKAIFDDIKNNMDSVSTIKNNRSYKDRFQIFLLASTILIIIASILNILTQKRVLYKNNKSSIIKDTK; encoded by the coding sequence ATGTTTATAGAAGATTTTAAGTTTGTATTTCTTTTTGTAGTTGTACCTGTGCTAATATTTTTTTTAGTTACTTCTCGTTTTAAAGTAAATAAAGTATTATCTGTATTTACTAAGAACACTAATTTTAAAAACGATAAAAATTATAAAAGAATATCAAAGCTGAGAATATTTTCTGCTTCATTTTTAATACTTGCATTATCATTATCAATATTTGCATTAATGCAGCCTAAATGGGGTATAATAGAGCAAAAAATTAAAACTGATAATTATATGATAACTATATTATTAGATTTATCTCGTTCTATGGAGGCTGATGATGTATGGCCTTCAAGATTAGAAAGGGCTAAATTGGAAATAGAAGATTTTGTAAAGAATACTGATAATCTTTCTGTAGCTTTAGTTGGGTTTGCGGGCACTAGTTTTGTTGCTTCGCCTTTCACTCAAGATATGGAAACTTTTTCTTATATATTAAATGAATTGAATACTAAATCTGTAACTTTGCAGGGCACTAGAATTGCTGATGCTTTGGTTACTGCAAAAAACACTTTTAATGTTAATATTCCAGGCAAGAAGTCAATTATACTTATAACAGACGGTGAAGACCATGCGGGGTATTTTGATAATATATTAAAAGAGTTAAAAGATAATGATATTAGTGTTTATACTGTTGGGGTTGGTTCTGAACTTGGAGCTGCTATAAAAAGCGATATTGGATATTCTGAAAAAACTGTTATATCAAAAAGAGATGATAAAACATTAAAATTAATAGCAGATTCTACAGGCGGTAAATCCTATATTTCTGATAATGTATCTTTAAAAGCTATATTTGATGATATAAAAAATAATATGGATAGCGTTTCAACAATAAAAAATAATAGAAGCTATAAAGATAGATTTCAAATATTTTTGCTTGCTTCTACTATTTTAATTATAATTGCTAGTATATTAAATATATTGACTCAAAAAAGAGTTCTTTACAAAAATAATAAAAGTAGTATCATTAAAGATACCAAATAA